A single Stutzerimonas stutzeri DNA region contains:
- a CDS encoding RnfABCDGE type electron transport complex subunit D, with the protein MALPRITSPHTKGNNRTQRVMLLVLAATLPGTIVLTWLYGAGTLINLAWACAVALGGEALILKLRQRPVQFFLRDGSALVTAVLLALALPPYSPWWLTLIATGSAIVFGKQLYGGLGQNPFNPAMIGYVVVLVSFPVEMTTWPVPHSVGLGAGLQHILGIASLPDGWAQATALDVLKVNKSLTVDELWANPAFGHFGGIGSEVVNLAFLAGGLFLLHKRLFTWHAPVGMLAALTLMSLVFWNGSGSDSHGSPVFHLLSGATMLGAFFIVTDPVSGATSNQGRLIFGVGVGVLVYVIRAWGGYPDAVAFAVLLMNLCAPTIDYYTRPRTYGHRKAERGFKLGE; encoded by the coding sequence ATGGCCCTGCCCCGCATCACCTCACCGCATACCAAGGGCAATAACCGCACGCAGCGGGTCATGTTGCTGGTACTGGCGGCAACCTTGCCCGGCACGATTGTGCTGACCTGGCTGTACGGCGCCGGCACGCTGATCAACCTGGCCTGGGCCTGCGCCGTGGCGTTGGGTGGTGAAGCGCTGATCCTCAAGCTTCGGCAACGCCCGGTGCAGTTCTTTCTGCGGGATGGCAGCGCGCTGGTCACGGCGGTGCTGCTGGCGCTGGCGCTTCCGCCTTATTCGCCCTGGTGGTTGACGCTGATCGCGACGGGCAGCGCCATCGTGTTCGGGAAACAGCTCTATGGTGGCCTGGGCCAGAACCCGTTCAATCCGGCCATGATCGGCTACGTGGTGGTGCTGGTATCCTTTCCGGTCGAAATGACCACCTGGCCGGTGCCGCACAGCGTGGGCCTCGGTGCCGGGCTGCAGCACATCCTCGGTATCGCCTCGCTGCCCGATGGCTGGGCCCAGGCCACTGCGCTCGACGTACTCAAGGTCAACAAAAGCCTGACGGTCGACGAGCTTTGGGCCAACCCGGCGTTCGGCCATTTCGGCGGTATCGGGTCCGAGGTCGTCAACCTCGCGTTCCTGGCGGGCGGCCTGTTTCTGCTGCACAAGCGCTTGTTCACGTGGCACGCGCCGGTGGGCATGCTCGCCGCACTGACCCTGATGAGTTTGGTGTTCTGGAACGGTTCCGGGTCCGATAGCCACGGCTCGCCAGTGTTCCACCTGCTCAGCGGCGCGACCATGCTCGGCGCGTTCTTCATCGTCACCGACCCGGTGAGCGGCGCTACCAGCAACCAGGGGCGGCTTATCTTCGGCGTTGGCGTCGGCGTCCTGGTCTACGTCATCCGCGCGTGGGGCGGTTATCCGGATGCGGTGGCCTTCGCGGTGCTGCTGATGAACCTGTGCGCACCGACCATCGACTACTACACCCGCCCGCGCACCTACGGCCATCGCAAGGCCGAGCGCGGCTTCAAGCTGGGCGAATGA
- the rsxG gene encoding electron transport complex subunit RsxG, producing the protein MILPELSRSMLKNSLVLGLFAIVTVGAVTLLQQFTAERIQASERAAQLRALNEILPRDSYDNPLLDNSIEVQDPLLGTRQPLAAYIAHKNGKPSAVILQAIAPDGYSGAIHLLIGVQADGRIAGVRVVGHRETPGLGDKIELTKSPWIRSFDNRSLSNPEESGWAVKKDRGEFDQFAGATITPRAVVGAVHRALKYFEAHKAELLNPSGSPIAPQQALENRTEPSEVTTHSRAGTAATRDELQVDEPQPEQKGQTP; encoded by the coding sequence ATGATCCTTCCTGAACTCAGCCGCTCGATGCTCAAGAACAGCCTGGTGCTGGGCCTGTTCGCCATCGTGACAGTGGGCGCCGTGACCTTGCTGCAACAATTCACTGCTGAACGTATCCAGGCGTCCGAACGTGCCGCGCAATTGCGCGCCCTGAACGAAATCCTGCCCCGCGACAGCTACGACAACCCGCTGCTCGACAACAGCATCGAGGTACAAGACCCGTTGCTCGGCACCCGACAGCCCCTTGCCGCCTACATCGCCCATAAGAACGGCAAGCCGAGCGCGGTAATTCTGCAAGCCATCGCACCAGACGGCTACAGCGGTGCGATACATTTGCTCATCGGTGTTCAGGCGGACGGCCGGATCGCCGGCGTCCGTGTCGTCGGTCATCGCGAAACGCCCGGGCTGGGCGACAAGATCGAGCTGACCAAAAGCCCGTGGATACGCAGCTTCGACAACCGTTCACTGAGCAATCCCGAAGAATCGGGCTGGGCAGTCAAGAAGGATCGCGGCGAATTCGACCAGTTCGCCGGTGCCACCATCACGCCCCGCGCCGTGGTCGGCGCGGTGCATCGGGCCCTGAAATACTTCGAGGCCCACAAGGCCGAACTGCTCAACCCCAGCGGTAGCCCGATTGCACCGCAGCAGGCATTGGAGAATCGGACCGAACCGTCCGAAGTGACCACCCATTCGCGCGCCGGCACCGCCGCCACCCGTGACGAGCTGCAGGTCGACGAGCCGCAGCCCGAACAGAAGGGCCAGACACCATGA
- a CDS encoding electron transport complex subunit E, protein MSNPSYRELSINGLWKNNPALVQLLGLCPLLGVSNSTVNALGLGLATALVLICSNVGVSLVRGVVNTAVRLPAFVMIIAALTTCIELLMQAYTYELYQILGIFIPLITTNCVILGRADGFAAKHNPLIAAFDGVVMGLGFALVLVVLGGVRELFGTGALFANMHLLFGPIADNWEITVFSDYQGFLLAILPPGAFIVLGLLIALKNRIDQHLAERAKARQPAEPVQSRRVRVTGVIE, encoded by the coding sequence ATGAGCAATCCCAGCTACCGCGAACTGAGCATCAACGGCCTGTGGAAAAACAACCCGGCGCTGGTCCAGTTGCTAGGTCTCTGTCCCCTGCTCGGGGTCAGCAATTCCACCGTCAACGCCCTGGGCCTCGGACTCGCCACCGCGCTGGTGCTGATTTGCTCGAACGTCGGCGTTTCGCTGGTGCGAGGCGTGGTCAATACCGCGGTGCGCCTGCCGGCTTTCGTGATGATCATCGCGGCGCTGACGACCTGCATCGAACTGCTGATGCAGGCCTATACCTATGAGCTGTATCAGATCCTCGGCATCTTCATCCCTCTGATCACCACCAACTGCGTGATCCTCGGCCGCGCCGATGGCTTCGCGGCCAAGCACAACCCGCTGATCGCCGCCTTCGATGGCGTGGTCATGGGGTTGGGATTCGCACTGGTTCTGGTGGTGCTGGGCGGCGTGCGCGAGCTGTTCGGTACCGGTGCGCTGTTCGCCAACATGCACCTGTTGTTCGGCCCTATTGCCGATAACTGGGAAATCACGGTTTTCAGCGATTACCAGGGCTTTCTGCTGGCCATCCTGCCTCCGGGCGCGTTCATCGTGCTCGGCCTGCTGATCGCTCTGAAAAACCGCATCGATCAGCATCTGGCCGAGCGCGCCAAGGCCAGGCAGCCAGCGGAGCCGGTACAGAGCCGCCGCGTCCGTGTGACGGGGGTGATCGAATGA
- the nth gene encoding endonuclease III, producing the protein MNAAKRREIFRRFHEDNPEPKTELAYDTPFELLIAVILSAQATDVGVNKATARLFPVANTPEAIHALGYEGLCSYIKTIGLYPSKARNVLETCRILIEKHGSQVPDNREDLEALPGVGRKTANVVLNTAFRQFTMAVDTHIFRVANRTNIAPGKNVLEVERRLIKFVPKEYLLDAHHWLILHGRYVCKARKPQCGSCRIEDLCEYKHKTSDD; encoded by the coding sequence ATGAACGCTGCGAAACGCCGTGAAATCTTCCGCCGATTTCACGAGGACAACCCGGAGCCCAAGACCGAGTTGGCCTACGACACGCCCTTCGAGCTGTTGATCGCCGTGATCCTGTCGGCCCAGGCCACCGACGTCGGCGTCAACAAGGCAACGGCCCGGCTGTTCCCAGTCGCCAATACGCCCGAGGCCATCCATGCCCTGGGTTATGAAGGCCTGTGCAGCTATATCAAGACGATCGGCCTGTATCCCAGCAAAGCCAGGAACGTGCTCGAAACCTGCCGCATACTCATCGAGAAGCATGGCAGCCAGGTCCCGGATAACCGCGAGGACCTCGAAGCCCTGCCCGGCGTGGGCCGCAAGACTGCCAATGTGGTCCTCAACACGGCTTTTCGCCAATTCACCATGGCCGTGGACACGCACATTTTCCGGGTCGCCAACCGCACCAATATCGCCCCGGGCAAGAACGTGCTGGAAGTCGAGCGACGGCTGATCAAGTTCGTTCCGAAGGAATATCTGCTCGACGCGCATCACTGGCTGATCCTGCATGGCCGCTACGTTTGCAAGGCACGCAAACCGCAATGTGGCAGCTGCCGGATCGAGGACCTATGCGAGTACAAGCACAAGACCAGCGACGATTGA
- a CDS encoding PA3496 family putative envelope integrity protein, translated as MSEKEEIQIEDDFVADDEDDTAEAPVEVAKTNLTKRRIIDNLLEERRLQKQLNEFDFDL; from the coding sequence GTGTCCGAGAAAGAAGAAATCCAGATTGAAGATGACTTCGTCGCCGACGATGAAGACGATACTGCCGAGGCCCCGGTCGAAGTGGCCAAGACCAACCTGACCAAGCGCCGGATTATCGACAACCTGCTCGAAGAGCGCCGCTTGCAGAAGCAGCTCAACGAATTCGACTTCGATCTCTGA
- the gloA gene encoding lactoylglutathione lyase, with product MRLLHTMLRVGDMDRSIAFYTEVLGMTLLRRKDYPEGKFTLAFVGYGDEAHNSVLELTHNWGVDSYDLGDGYGHIALEVEDVYKACEDIRSRGGKITREPGPMKHGTSILAFIEDPDGYKVELLSPSRRD from the coding sequence ATGAGACTGCTGCATACCATGCTGCGAGTCGGCGATATGGATCGATCCATCGCCTTTTATACCGAAGTGCTGGGCATGACCCTGCTGCGCCGCAAGGATTATCCGGAAGGCAAGTTCACGCTCGCTTTCGTCGGTTATGGCGACGAAGCGCATAACAGCGTGCTGGAGCTGACCCACAACTGGGGCGTCGACAGCTACGATCTGGGCGACGGCTACGGCCATATCGCGCTGGAGGTCGAAGACGTCTACAAGGCCTGCGAGGATATACGCAGCCGCGGTGGCAAGATCACCCGTGAGCCAGGCCCGATGAAGCACGGCACCAGCATCCTCGCCTTCATCGAGGACCCGGACGGCTACAAGGTGGAGTTGCTATCGCCGTCGCGCCGCGACTGA